A stretch of Pseudomonas taetrolens DNA encodes these proteins:
- a CDS encoding carbohydrate ABC transporter permease, which translates to MSTVAVFSKASPFDALQRWLPKLVLAPSMLIVLVGFYGYIFWTFILSFTNSSFMPSYKWVGLQQYVRLMENDRWWVASKNLAVFGGMFIAISLVIGVFLAVLLDQRIRKEGFIRTIYLYPMALSMIVTGTAWKWLLNPGLGLDKMLRDWGWEGFRFDWLLDQERVVYCLVIAAVWQASGFVMAMFLAGLRGVDQSIIRAAQVDGASLPTIYLRIVLPSLRPVFFSAFMILAHIAIKSFDLVSAMTAGGPGYSSDLPAMFMYSFTFSRGQMGIGSASAIMMLGAILAILVPYLYSELRNKRHD; encoded by the coding sequence ATGAGTACAGTCGCTGTGTTCAGCAAAGCCTCGCCGTTTGATGCGCTCCAGCGCTGGCTGCCCAAGTTGGTCCTGGCACCCAGCATGCTGATCGTATTGGTCGGTTTTTATGGCTACATTTTTTGGACGTTTATCCTTTCGTTCACCAACTCCAGTTTTATGCCCAGTTACAAATGGGTCGGCCTGCAGCAATACGTGCGCCTGATGGAGAACGATCGCTGGTGGGTGGCAAGCAAAAACCTGGCCGTATTTGGCGGTATGTTTATTGCCATCAGCCTGGTGATTGGCGTGTTTCTGGCGGTATTGCTCGACCAGCGGATTCGCAAGGAAGGCTTTATCCGCACGATCTATCTGTACCCAATGGCGTTGTCGATGATCGTCACCGGTACGGCCTGGAAATGGCTGCTAAACCCGGGGCTGGGCCTGGACAAAATGCTTCGCGACTGGGGTTGGGAAGGCTTTCGCTTTGACTGGCTGCTGGATCAGGAACGGGTGGTTTACTGCCTGGTGATTGCCGCCGTGTGGCAAGCCTCGGGCTTTGTGATGGCGATGTTCCTGGCGGGCTTGCGCGGTGTCGATCAATCGATCATTCGTGCTGCCCAGGTGGATGGCGCGAGCCTGCCAACGATCTACCTGCGCATTGTGTTACCGAGTCTGCGTCCGGTGTTTTTCAGTGCCTTCATGATCCTGGCGCATATAGCGATCAAGAGTTTCGACCTGGTGTCCGCGATGACTGCAGGCGGGCCGGGTTACTCCTCGGATCTGCCCGCGATGTTCATGTATTCCTTTACCTTCAGCCGTGGGCAAATGGGTATCGGTTCTGCGAGTGCCATCATGATGCTGGGCGCGATTCTGGCCATTCTTGTGCCTTACCTGTACTCCGAGCTGAGGAACAAGCGCCATGATTAA
- a CDS encoding ABC transporter substrate-binding protein, with protein MNSFNRLAAIISLASIFPLNVYAADSKGTVEVVHWWTSGGEAKAVDVLKKLIEKDGYTWQDSAVAGGGGAAAMTVLKTRAVSGNPPSAAQIKGPDLQEWGALGLLSNLDKVSTENKWDTLLSKTVSDTMKYDGHYVAVPVNIHRVNWLWINPEVFKKAGIDKAPTTLDELYAAGDKLKAAGFIPLAHGGQPWQDSTVFENLVLSVMGPQGYKKALIDLDESALTGPQMADVFTQLKKLQGYMDPDGTGQDWNLEAAKVINGKAGMQIMGDWAKSEWSAAGKKAGTDYECVPFPGTKGSFTYNIDSLAMFKLAKKNDTPGNIAAQNDVAKVALEPEFQYVFNQNKGSIPVRNDLDMSKFDSCGQASAKDFDEAGKTGGQLPSMAHNMATSLAVQGAIFDTVSNFMSDKSADPASAGKKLYSAIKSAQ; from the coding sequence ATGAACTCATTCAATCGCCTCGCCGCTATTATTTCCCTCGCCTCGATATTCCCTCTGAATGTTTACGCTGCCGACTCAAAAGGTACGGTTGAAGTCGTGCATTGGTGGACGTCAGGTGGTGAGGCCAAAGCGGTAGATGTGCTTAAAAAGCTGATCGAAAAAGACGGTTACACCTGGCAGGACAGCGCAGTTGCGGGCGGTGGCGGAGCGGCTGCCATGACCGTGCTCAAAACCCGTGCCGTCTCGGGCAACCCGCCATCCGCTGCACAAATCAAAGGCCCGGACTTGCAGGAGTGGGGCGCGCTGGGGTTATTGAGCAACCTGGACAAGGTTTCCACGGAAAACAAGTGGGACACCTTATTGTCCAAAACAGTGTCCGACACAATGAAATACGACGGTCACTACGTGGCAGTTCCGGTGAATATCCACCGTGTGAACTGGTTGTGGATCAACCCCGAAGTGTTCAAGAAAGCCGGCATCGATAAAGCCCCGACCACCCTCGACGAGCTGTATGCCGCTGGCGACAAGCTCAAGGCCGCGGGTTTTATTCCTCTTGCCCATGGCGGACAACCTTGGCAGGACAGCACGGTTTTTGAAAACCTGGTGCTGAGCGTCATGGGGCCGCAGGGCTATAAAAAAGCGTTGATCGATCTGGATGAAAGCGCCCTGACGGGTCCGCAGATGGCTGATGTGTTCACCCAGCTGAAAAAACTCCAGGGCTATATGGATCCGGATGGCACGGGTCAGGACTGGAATCTGGAAGCCGCCAAAGTGATCAACGGCAAGGCCGGCATGCAGATCATGGGGGATTGGGCCAAAAGTGAATGGTCCGCTGCAGGCAAGAAGGCCGGTACCGATTATGAGTGCGTACCGTTCCCGGGCACCAAAGGCAGCTTTACCTACAACATCGACTCGTTGGCCATGTTCAAACTGGCCAAAAAGAACGACACCCCGGGTAATATCGCTGCGCAAAATGACGTGGCCAAAGTCGCCCTTGAGCCCGAATTCCAGTACGTGTTCAACCAGAACAAAGGTTCGATCCCGGTGCGCAATGACCTGGATATGAGCAAGTTCGACAGTTGTGGCCAGGCTTCCGCCAAAGACTTCGACGAGGCCGGTAAAACCGGTGGCCAGCTGCCAAGCATGGCGCACAACATGGCGACTTCCCTGGCCGTACAAGGTGCCATCTTTGACACGGTGAGCAACTTCATGAGCGACAAGAGTGCCGACCCGGCCAGCGCCGGCAAGAAACTGTACTCCGCGATCAAGTCTGCGCAGTAA
- a CDS encoding AP2 domain-containing protein — MPKPRSTPRNHCFIYALKHQDGKPYAWKVDIQRAGKVHIHIFDFSEYGGEGPALHAAEIMRNQLVLRMPLAFTYEHRQRLMPHNTSGHPGVYRVQSNHVDYWRATTRIHGYNLSKSFRIDRYGDAEAKQLALQERERQLKLCDEPYEVAMEKLQQHFSQTSRRVRENRIKAAMNSSRQLKPATEDISNTHLEPVLPISAEQASQSINRHFAANTK, encoded by the coding sequence ATGCCGAAACCTCGCTCAACGCCCCGCAATCATTGCTTCATCTATGCCTTGAAGCACCAGGACGGCAAGCCCTACGCCTGGAAAGTCGATATTCAGCGTGCAGGCAAAGTGCATATACACATTTTCGATTTTTCCGAGTACGGCGGTGAAGGGCCGGCATTACACGCAGCCGAAATCATGCGTAATCAACTGGTGCTCAGAATGCCACTGGCCTTCACCTACGAGCATCGTCAACGCCTGATGCCTCACAACACCAGTGGCCACCCGGGGGTCTACCGTGTTCAATCCAATCATGTCGATTACTGGCGTGCGACCACCCGCATCCATGGCTACAACCTGAGCAAAAGCTTCCGCATTGATCGTTATGGCGATGCAGAAGCCAAGCAGTTGGCCCTGCAGGAGCGCGAGCGACAACTGAAGCTATGCGATGAGCCTTATGAAGTGGCCATGGAAAAACTGCAGCAGCACTTCAGTCAGACCAGCAGACGTGTCAGGGAAAACCGGATCAAGGCCGCGATGAACAGTAGCAGACAGCTCAAACCCGCTACCGAAGATATCTCGAATACCCACTTGGAACCGGTACTGCCCATCAGTGCCGAGCAGGCAAGCCAGTCAATCAATCGGCATTTCGCGGCAAATACAAAGTAA
- a CDS encoding ATP-binding protein: MAFNILRKWHMPRSLLGRMLLLTLLAILLAQALSSAIWLSQLRTTQLEGLVTSARSLAYSMNATVTYMRSLPLAYRPLVLDQLRSMGGTRFVVSLNDRPLDMPVLAPTQRKQAALEAVDQVLRQSLGPDVDMSVKFVSPQDLRIFNAGLKLDELPRSWAHFALTLEPVNPPVLVTQIQMAPGEWLYIASLLPEPYTSLEEEGLPALQLWFIALSSGFLLLSIGLLVHWQSRPLKRLARAARDMSLGEEEVKPVEIGGGSEVVEVGRAFNTMRARISRYLTERSQLFSAISHDLRTPITRLRLRVELLEDEQLQLKFGRDLDELEMLVKGALQCVKDTDIHENIDPVDLNHLLDCLIEPYLHPQGNGRVTLQGRACKPYPGKPLALRRCMGNLIDNALKYGKNAHLRIEDHGQAFVLTVDDEGPGVPEQRLEQVFEPHFRLAGQQQGYGLGLGIARSIAHSHGGEVSLQNLRAGGLRVTLYLPRNAD; encoded by the coding sequence ATGGCCTTTAATATTCTGCGCAAATGGCATATGCCCCGTTCATTGCTCGGGCGGATGTTGTTACTGACGCTGCTCGCCATTTTGCTGGCACAGGCGCTGTCGAGCGCGATCTGGTTGTCGCAGCTGCGCACCACGCAACTTGAAGGGCTGGTAACCAGTGCTCGCAGCCTGGCGTATTCAATGAATGCGACGGTCACCTACATGCGCTCATTGCCCTTGGCTTATCGTCCGCTGGTGCTTGATCAACTGCGCAGCATGGGCGGCACCCGTTTTGTTGTGAGCCTCAATGACCGGCCGCTGGACATGCCGGTATTGGCGCCGACTCAACGCAAGCAGGCGGCCCTGGAAGCCGTGGATCAGGTGTTGCGCCAGTCATTGGGCCCTGATGTCGATATGTCGGTGAAATTCGTCAGCCCGCAGGACCTGCGTATTTTTAATGCCGGCTTGAAACTCGACGAGCTGCCGCGCTCATGGGCGCATTTTGCATTGACCCTCGAGCCCGTCAACCCGCCGGTGCTGGTGACCCAAATCCAGATGGCGCCGGGCGAGTGGTTGTACATCGCCTCGCTGTTGCCGGAGCCTTACACCAGCCTGGAAGAGGAAGGTTTGCCGGCACTGCAGTTGTGGTTTATTGCCCTCAGCAGCGGCTTCCTGTTGCTTTCCATCGGCTTGCTGGTGCACTGGCAAAGTCGCCCGCTCAAGCGTTTGGCACGGGCTGCCCGTGATATGTCGCTGGGGGAGGAAGAGGTCAAGCCGGTCGAAATCGGTGGCGGCAGCGAAGTGGTTGAAGTGGGGCGGGCATTTAACACCATGCGTGCACGTATCAGCCGTTATCTGACCGAGCGCAGCCAGTTGTTCAGTGCGATTTCCCATGACTTGCGTACGCCGATTACCCGTTTGCGACTGCGGGTTGAACTGCTGGAAGACGAGCAGCTGCAACTCAAGTTCGGGCGAGACCTGGATGAGCTGGAAATGTTGGTCAAAGGCGCGCTGCAATGCGTGAAAGACACGGACATCCACGAAAACATCGACCCGGTGGACTTGAATCACCTGCTTGACTGTTTGATCGAGCCCTATTTGCACCCGCAAGGTAATGGTCGTGTGACGTTGCAGGGGCGAGCGTGCAAACCTTATCCGGGCAAGCCCCTGGCGTTGCGTCGCTGTATGGGGAACCTGATCGACAATGCACTCAAGTACGGGAAAAACGCTCACCTGCGTATCGAAGACCATGGGCAGGCTTTTGTCTTGACCGTTGATGATGAGGGGCCGGGTGTCCCTGAACAGCGGCTGGAACAAGTGTTTGAGCCGCACTTTCGTCTGGCAGGACAGCAGCAGGGCTATGGGCTGGGACTGGGCATTGCCCGCAGCATTGCCCATAGCCATGGCGGGGAAGTCAGTTTGCAAAACCTGCGGGCCGGAGGTCTGCGGGTTACTTTGTATTTGCCGCGAAATGCCGATTGA
- a CDS encoding response regulator, translating into MSALSKSILLVDDDLEIRELLDQYLTRAGFHVRTVGDGAGFRQALENTCADLLILDVMLPDEDGFSLCRWVRQHPRFAQTPIIMLTASSDETDRVIGLELGADDYLGKPFSPRELQARIKALLRRVHFANGSAGNEIMAFEDWRLNTVTHRLFHTDGEEVILSGADFALLKLFLDNPQQILDRDTIGNATRGRELMPLDRIVDMAVSRLRQRLRDTDKPPRLIRTVRGSGYQLAAQVTVGHGL; encoded by the coding sequence GTGAGCGCACTCAGCAAATCCATATTGCTGGTCGACGATGACCTGGAGATCCGCGAGCTGCTTGATCAATACCTGACCCGTGCCGGTTTCCACGTCAGGACGGTGGGTGATGGTGCCGGTTTTCGTCAGGCCCTCGAAAACACATGCGCCGATTTATTGATTCTTGATGTGATGCTGCCTGACGAAGATGGCTTCAGCCTGTGTCGTTGGGTGCGACAACACCCGCGCTTTGCCCAGACCCCGATCATCATGCTCACGGCCAGTTCCGACGAGACTGACCGTGTGATTGGACTGGAGCTGGGCGCAGACGATTACCTGGGCAAACCTTTTAGCCCGCGAGAGCTGCAGGCACGGATCAAGGCCTTGTTGCGCCGGGTGCACTTTGCCAACGGGAGTGCGGGCAACGAAATCATGGCATTCGAGGACTGGCGGCTGAACACCGTGACCCACCGCCTGTTTCATACCGACGGTGAGGAAGTGATCCTGTCTGGGGCCGATTTTGCCTTGCTCAAGTTGTTTCTGGACAACCCGCAACAGATCCTTGATCGCGACACCATCGGCAATGCCACCCGGGGTCGAGAGTTGATGCCGCTGGATCGAATTGTCGATATGGCGGTCAGCCGCTTGCGACAACGCCTGCGTGATACGGATAAACCCCCGCGTCTTATTCGTACCGTCCGGGGCAGCGGCTATCAGTTGGCGGCTCAGGTCACAGTCGGTCATGGCCTTTAA
- a CDS encoding glucokinase — protein MKLALVGDIGGTNARFALWENDQLHSVRVLATADFACPQEAIRLYLNDLDLALGAVGSVCLSVAGPVSGDEFRFTNNHWRLSRSGFCHALQLDNLLLINDFSAMALGMTRLQPEDVRQVCPGTADPARPAVVIGPGTGLGVGTLLNLGDAQWMALPGEGGHVDLPMSNPREVQLWQHIYNEIGHVSAETVLSGSGLPRVYRAICAVDGHMPVLDSDRAITAAALAGDPLALQVLEQFSCWLGRVAGNNVLTLGGRGGVYIVGGVIPRFADIFMASGFARSFADKGCMSDYFKGVPVWLVTAPYPGLMGAGVALQQAFG, from the coding sequence ATGAAGCTCGCTCTGGTCGGTGATATTGGCGGCACCAATGCACGCTTTGCGTTGTGGGAAAACGACCAGTTGCACTCGGTCCGCGTGCTGGCCACGGCGGACTTCGCTTGCCCCCAGGAGGCCATCCGGCTGTACCTCAACGATCTTGATCTGGCCTTGGGGGCGGTAGGCTCTGTGTGTTTGTCGGTGGCCGGGCCGGTGAGTGGCGATGAATTTCGTTTCACCAACAACCATTGGCGTTTGAGCCGGTCGGGCTTTTGTCATGCGCTGCAGCTCGACAATCTGCTGCTGATCAATGACTTCAGCGCCATGGCTCTGGGCATGACCCGCTTGCAACCTGAAGATGTGCGTCAGGTCTGCCCGGGCACTGCCGATCCGGCGCGGCCGGCGGTGGTGATCGGGCCAGGCACCGGGCTTGGTGTCGGTACGTTGCTCAATCTCGGAGACGCGCAATGGATGGCGTTGCCGGGGGAGGGAGGGCATGTCGATCTGCCCATGAGCAATCCCCGCGAAGTTCAGCTATGGCAGCATATCTATAACGAAATCGGGCATGTCAGTGCCGAAACCGTCTTGAGCGGGAGTGGCTTGCCACGTGTGTACAGGGCCATTTGCGCAGTGGATGGCCACATGCCGGTGCTGGACAGCGACCGTGCAATTACCGCGGCAGCATTGGCGGGTGATCCTCTGGCGCTGCAAGTGCTTGAGCAGTTCAGTTGCTGGCTGGGGCGTGTAGCAGGCAACAACGTGCTGACCCTCGGCGGTCGGGGCGGGGTGTATATCGTGGGCGGGGTGATACCGCGCTTTGCCGATATCTTCATGGCCAGCGGATTTGCCCGCAGTTTCGCCGATAAAGGCTGCATGAGTGATTACTTCAAGGGTGTTCCGGTATGGCTGGTAACGGCGCCGTACCCGGGCTTGATGGGGGCGGGAGTCGCCCTGCAGCAAGCATTTGGCTGA
- the edd gene encoding phosphogluconate dehydratase produces the protein MHPRVLEVTERLIARSRATREAYLALIRGAASDGPQRGKLQCANFAHGVAGCGTDDKNSLRMMNAANVAIVSSYNDMLSAHQPYEHFPEQIKQALREMGSVGQFAGGTPAMCDGVTQGEAGMELSLLSREVIALSTAVALSHNMFDAALMLGICDKIVPGLLMGALRFGHLPTIFVPGGPMPSGISNKEKADVRQRYAEGKASREELLESEMKSYHSPGTCTFYGTANTNQLVMEVMGLHLPGASFVNPYTPLRDALTREAAHQVTRLTKQSGEFMPLGEIVDERSLVNSIVALHATGGSTNHTLHMPAIAMAAGIQLTWQDMADLSEVVPTLSHVYPNGKADINHFQAAGGMAFLIRELLEAGLLHENVNTVAGFGLSRYTREPFLVDGNLVWRDGPVESLDESILRPVARAFSAEGGLRVMEGNLGRGVMKVSAVAPEHQIVEAPARVFQDQQELADAFKAGELEHDFVAVMRFQGPRSNGMPELHKMTPFLGVLQDRGFKVALITDGRMSGASGKIPAAIHVSPEASVGGALARVQDGDMIRVDGVKGTLQLLVDEAEFAARTPAVGTLDNAVGTGRELFAFMRQAFSSAEQGASTFTSSLENLK, from the coding sequence ATGCATCCCCGCGTTCTTGAAGTCACCGAGCGTCTTATTGCCCGCAGCCGAGCTACACGTGAGGCCTATCTGGCGCTTATTCGCGGCGCGGCCAGTGATGGCCCGCAACGCGGCAAGCTGCAATGTGCCAACTTCGCCCATGGCGTGGCGGGATGCGGGACTGACGACAAAAACAGTCTGCGGATGATGAACGCGGCGAACGTTGCAATTGTTTCGTCATATAACGACATGCTATCGGCGCATCAGCCCTACGAGCACTTCCCTGAGCAAATCAAGCAGGCTCTGCGTGAAATGGGCTCGGTTGGTCAATTCGCAGGCGGCACTCCAGCCATGTGTGATGGTGTGACCCAAGGCGAAGCGGGGATGGAGCTCAGCTTGCTGAGCCGTGAAGTGATTGCGTTGTCGACGGCCGTGGCGTTGTCGCACAACATGTTTGATGCAGCCCTGATGCTGGGTATTTGCGACAAAATCGTGCCGGGCCTGCTGATGGGTGCGCTGCGCTTCGGGCATCTGCCGACGATCTTTGTTCCGGGCGGGCCGATGCCTTCAGGCATCTCCAACAAGGAAAAGGCCGACGTGCGTCAGCGCTACGCGGAAGGCAAGGCCAGCCGCGAAGAGTTGCTGGAATCGGAGATGAAGTCCTACCACAGCCCTGGCACCTGCACATTTTATGGCACCGCCAACACCAACCAGTTGGTAATGGAGGTCATGGGCCTGCACTTGCCGGGCGCCTCCTTTGTCAATCCATACACCCCCTTGCGTGATGCGCTGACTCGCGAAGCGGCCCATCAGGTCACTCGTCTGACCAAGCAAAGTGGTGAGTTCATGCCGTTGGGCGAGATCGTTGATGAACGCTCGCTGGTTAACTCTATCGTGGCCCTGCATGCCACCGGCGGTTCGACCAACCACACTCTGCACATGCCGGCCATCGCCATGGCGGCCGGGATTCAGCTGACCTGGCAAGACATGGCGGACCTGTCCGAGGTGGTGCCGACCCTGTCCCACGTGTATCCAAACGGCAAGGCCGATATCAACCACTTCCAGGCTGCGGGCGGTATGGCGTTCCTGATTCGTGAACTGCTGGAAGCCGGGCTGTTGCATGAAAACGTCAACACCGTGGCCGGCTTTGGCCTGAGCCGTTACACCCGTGAGCCGTTCCTCGTCGATGGCAATCTGGTATGGCGCGATGGCCCGGTTGAAAGCCTGGATGAGTCCATCCTGCGTCCGGTTGCCCGTGCGTTCTCCGCTGAGGGCGGACTGCGGGTGATGGAGGGCAATCTGGGGCGTGGCGTGATGAAAGTCTCGGCGGTCGCGCCCGAGCATCAAATTGTCGAAGCCCCGGCCCGCGTGTTCCAGGATCAGCAGGAGCTGGCGGATGCGTTCAAGGCCGGTGAGCTGGAGCACGATTTTGTCGCCGTGATGCGTTTTCAGGGGCCGCGTTCCAATGGCATGCCTGAGCTGCACAAAATGACGCCGTTCCTGGGTGTGCTGCAGGATCGAGGTTTCAAGGTGGCGCTGATTACTGACGGCCGGATGTCCGGGGCGTCGGGCAAAATTCCGGCGGCGATTCATGTCAGCCCGGAAGCTTCGGTCGGAGGCGCACTGGCGCGTGTCCAGGACGGCGACATGATCCGGGTGGACGGGGTCAAAGGCACCTTGCAACTGTTGGTGGATGAGGCAGAATTCGCAGCGCGCACCCCGGCAGTCGGCACTCTGGACAATGCCGTCGGTACCGGGCGTGAGTTGTTTGCGTTCATGCGTCAGGCCTTCAGTTCGGCCGAGCAGGGTGCGAGCACCTTCACCTCATCTCTGGAAAACCTTAAATGA
- the gap gene encoding type I glyceraldehyde-3-phosphate dehydrogenase, whose translation MTLRIAINGFGRIGRNVLRALYTQGYRQDLQIVAINDLGDSAINAHLLKYDTVHGTFEATVEHDQESLTVNGDHISVTAIRNPAELPWAALKVDVVFECTGLFTDRSKAEAHIAAGARKVIISAPGKNADATVVYGVNHDILRQSHQIISNASCTTNCLAPVAQILNREFGIENGLMTTIHAYTNDQNLTDVYHSDPYRARSATQNMIPSKTGAAEAVGLVLPELAGKLTGMAVRVPVINVSLVDLTIELKRETTAAEVNALFKEASQHSKVLGYNTLPLVSSDFNHNPLSSIFDANHTKVSGKLLKVLAWYDNEWGFSNRMLDNCLALCNAE comes from the coding sequence ATGACTCTACGAATCGCAATCAATGGTTTTGGCCGGATAGGCCGTAACGTCCTGCGAGCACTGTATACCCAAGGCTATCGTCAGGACTTGCAGATCGTCGCCATTAACGATCTGGGCGACAGCGCGATCAACGCGCACCTGCTCAAGTACGACACGGTTCACGGTACGTTCGAAGCCACGGTCGAACATGACCAGGAGAGCCTTACCGTGAACGGCGACCACATCAGCGTGACCGCCATTCGCAATCCGGCCGAACTGCCTTGGGCCGCATTGAAGGTTGACGTGGTATTCGAATGCACCGGTTTGTTCACCGATCGCAGCAAGGCCGAGGCCCACATTGCTGCCGGTGCGCGCAAGGTCATTATCTCTGCTCCGGGTAAAAATGCAGACGCAACAGTGGTCTACGGTGTTAACCACGACATTCTGCGCCAATCTCACCAGATTATTTCCAATGCGTCGTGCACCACTAACTGTCTGGCTCCGGTCGCCCAAATCCTGAACCGCGAATTCGGCATTGAAAACGGCTTGATGACGACCATCCACGCCTACACCAACGACCAGAATCTGACCGATGTTTACCACTCGGATCCGTACCGTGCACGCTCCGCTACCCAGAACATGATCCCAAGCAAAACCGGCGCGGCCGAAGCCGTGGGTCTGGTATTACCTGAGCTGGCCGGAAAGCTGACCGGCATGGCCGTACGGGTTCCGGTGATCAACGTTTCTCTGGTCGACCTGACCATCGAACTCAAGCGTGAAACCACCGCAGCTGAAGTCAACGCGCTGTTCAAAGAAGCCAGCCAGCACTCCAAGGTACTGGGTTACAACACCCTGCCGCTGGTATCGAGCGACTTCAACCACAACCCGCTGTCGTCCATTTTCGACGCCAACCACACTAAAGTCAGTGGCAAACTGCTGAAAGTACTGGCCTGGTATGACAACGAGTGGGGTTTCTCCAACCGCATGCTCGATAACTGCCTGGCGCTGTGCAACGCGGAGTGA
- a CDS encoding methylglyoxal synthase, whose protein sequence is MIGISFTTATLAARKRIALVAHDHCKAFLLDWAERHKATLSQHDLCATGTTGLLLSQRLGLPIESMISGPLGGDQQVGAQIAEQRIDMLVFFWDPFEPQPHDPDIKALLRVAAVWNIPVACNECSADYMLTSPLMTQPHEHRIPDYSAYLKGRV, encoded by the coding sequence ATGATCGGTATCAGTTTCACCACCGCCACCCTGGCAGCGCGCAAGCGCATCGCCTTGGTGGCCCACGATCACTGCAAGGCGTTTTTGCTGGATTGGGCCGAGCGCCACAAGGCAACGCTCAGTCAGCATGATCTTTGTGCCACCGGCACCACCGGCTTACTGTTGAGCCAGCGCCTCGGTTTACCGATCGAAAGCATGATCAGTGGCCCTCTTGGGGGAGACCAGCAGGTCGGCGCCCAAATTGCCGAACAACGGATCGATATGCTGGTGTTTTTCTGGGATCCGTTCGAGCCGCAGCCGCATGACCCTGATATCAAGGCATTGCTGCGGGTCGCTGCCGTGTGGAATATCCCGGTCGCGTGCAACGAGTGCAGTGCGGATTACATGCTCACCAGTCCGCTGATGACCCAGCCCCATGAACACCGTATCCCGGACTACAGCGCCTATCTGAAGGGACGGGTCTGA
- a CDS encoding RNA polymerase sigma factor, producing MSQSHFNQVFLAQRVTLLRTLERMVNNHSTAEDLLQETYLRVTRALSERTVEHLEPFVFQTARNLALDHLRSRRIQSRTVLEDVPMEVIEGVPSSISTPDEAHQAAQLLERLSVSLSQLSARQQRIFILSRLHGCSYQEIADELNVSLSTVQKELKLIMAICIGVADRINRP from the coding sequence GTGAGTCAGTCCCACTTCAATCAGGTCTTCCTTGCCCAGCGGGTTACGTTACTGCGCACGCTCGAACGGATGGTCAATAACCACAGCACTGCAGAAGATCTGCTGCAGGAGACTTACCTGCGCGTAACCCGGGCCTTGAGCGAACGTACCGTCGAACACCTCGAGCCCTTTGTTTTTCAGACCGCACGCAATCTGGCACTGGACCACTTACGCTCCCGGCGCATCCAGTCACGCACGGTACTCGAAGATGTGCCCATGGAGGTCATCGAAGGCGTGCCCTCCTCGATCAGCACCCCGGACGAAGCCCATCAAGCCGCACAATTACTGGAGCGTTTGAGTGTGAGCCTGAGTCAGTTAAGCGCACGTCAGCAGCGCATTTTCATCCTCAGCCGTCTTCATGGCTGCAGTTATCAAGAAATCGCGGATGAGCTGAATGTCTCATTGAGCACGGTGCAAAAGGAACTCAAATTGATCATGGCAATCTGCATCGGGGTAGCCGACAGGATTAATCGGCCTTAA
- a CDS encoding FecR family protein gives MNQALGWLITLECASDDQKAAFDDWLNADPAHAQAFAKASAVWNGQSVLAAAKSLQARRQPGLLHRMSRHWKHMAAAAVLLLTVGGYSNVPLRLQADHLTVVGERQRLELEDGSKVLLNTNSAFSSDMTRVRSSARLLQGEAFFEIPANLALPLVVDAGPVSVSVRDTAFAVSYFNGEAHVRVQRGDVNLRVNRAGTQMRLSAGNSVSIGPNGFGKPVKLNPQTDLAWVQGRLVFENCPMGKVLDEVRRYYPGWIVNNNDKLVNVSVTGNYRLDQPLDIVRSLAHITSSSLSEYPALVILN, from the coding sequence ATGAACCAGGCGCTGGGCTGGCTGATCACGCTTGAGTGCGCGAGCGACGATCAAAAAGCAGCCTTTGATGACTGGCTCAATGCCGACCCGGCCCATGCTCAAGCCTTTGCCAAAGCCAGCGCCGTATGGAACGGGCAATCGGTTCTGGCTGCTGCGAAGTCACTGCAGGCCCGCCGCCAACCCGGCCTGTTGCACCGCATGAGTCGCCACTGGAAACACATGGCCGCGGCGGCCGTGTTACTGCTGACTGTCGGCGGTTACAGCAATGTGCCTTTGCGCCTGCAAGCCGATCACCTGACCGTGGTCGGTGAGCGCCAGCGCCTCGAACTTGAAGACGGCTCCAAAGTACTGCTCAACACCAACTCGGCCTTTTCCAGCGACATGACCCGTGTCCGGAGCAGCGCCCGGCTGCTGCAGGGTGAGGCGTTTTTTGAGATCCCGGCCAACCTGGCACTGCCGTTGGTGGTCGATGCAGGACCGGTCAGCGTCAGTGTGCGCGATACCGCTTTTGCCGTGAGCTACTTCAATGGTGAGGCCCACGTGCGGGTACAACGCGGTGATGTGAATTTGCGGGTCAACCGTGCAGGTACGCAAATGCGCTTGTCCGCCGGTAACAGCGTGAGTATCGGCCCCAATGGATTCGGCAAGCCCGTCAAGCTGAACCCTCAGACCGACCTGGCCTGGGTGCAGGGGCGCCTGGTGTTTGAAAACTGTCCGATGGGCAAGGTGCTGGATGAAGTGCGTCGCTATTACCCGGGCTGGATCGTCAACAACAACGACAAACTGGTCAACGTGTCGGTAACCGGCAACTACCGGCTGGATCAGCCGCTGGACATCGTTCGCTCCCTCGCCCATATCACGTCCTCGAGCCTCTCCGAATACCCGGCGCTGGTCATCCTCAATTAA